A genomic stretch from Sulfurihydrogenibium azorense Az-Fu1 includes:
- the folK gene encoding 2-amino-4-hydroxy-6-hydroxymethyldihydropteridine diphosphokinase yields MNKIFLGLGSNVGDRLTNLNRAIKILSDKIQILKVSKIYETKPIGVENQPDFLNMAVMGQTELDHLSLFEFVKNVEKQVGRVYRYRWGPREIDIDILFYNDLIYKSKALEIPHPRLHERDFVLKPLMDLDPDFIHPVFKKSIRELYEELK; encoded by the coding sequence TTGAATAAGATTTTTTTAGGGCTTGGTAGTAATGTTGGAGATAGACTTACAAACTTAAATAGAGCTATAAAAATCCTATCAGACAAGATACAAATTTTAAAAGTATCAAAAATCTATGAAACTAAACCAATAGGAGTAGAGAATCAGCCAGACTTTTTAAATATGGCTGTAATGGGACAAACAGAGTTAGACCATTTATCTTTATTTGAATTTGTTAAAAATGTTGAAAAACAGGTAGGAAGAGTTTACAGATACAGATGGGGTCCACGGGAGATAGATATAGACATACTTTTTTATAATGATTTAATCTATAAGTCTAAAGCTTTAGAAATACCTCATCCAAGACTACATGAAAGAGATTTTGTTTTAAAACCTTTGATGGATTTAGACCCAGATTTTATTCATCCTGTTTTTAAAAAGAGTATAAGAGAGTTGTATGAAGAATTAAAATGA
- a CDS encoding SLC13 family permease, with the protein MKSKILGLLLGIIGFITGVHTQLVNIPFEPKVVLGILILCIFWWLFEVVPLGITGLFGLLLAVFYGIADVDKVFIGFSNPVILLMIGSFLIAHSVNKYGLDKRISLNILSKDFFIKSPIRLIIGFSSITFLLSMWLSNTATTAMMLPIVLGVVYLLKDEKIYGYKTFASFMLLSIAYSASIGGIGTIVGSPTNLVGLGFLKEEGIKIDFFQWMLLMLPIALSMYVIMILYIGFFLRKVKFNPQEIKTVLQKEKEKLPKISREEKIVAAVFLLAVFLWILPSFIEVLGFEDIGKQISKKIPESIVAVLCAGLLFLIPKDLKNYQTVLTVEDLKEVDWNTVILFASGISIGKLISSSGLGEIIAKSLSGYITYIPLLLFILIIAIILLTEINSNTATVIIFAPIIIALLKNNQIDFVYPTLAIIVAASFAFMFPIATPPNAIVYSTGFIKLQDMVKFGLFLNAVGSIVIYLFLILLR; encoded by the coding sequence ATGAAGAGTAAGATATTAGGATTACTACTTGGAATAATAGGTTTTATAACTGGGGTCCATACACAGTTGGTAAATATTCCTTTTGAGCCCAAGGTTGTTTTAGGAATATTAATTTTGTGTATATTTTGGTGGCTCTTTGAAGTTGTTCCACTGGGTATAACTGGACTTTTTGGACTGCTTTTAGCGGTTTTTTACGGTATTGCAGATGTAGATAAAGTATTTATAGGATTTTCTAATCCAGTTATTTTGCTTATGATAGGTAGTTTTCTTATTGCTCACAGTGTCAACAAATACGGTTTAGATAAAAGAATATCTTTAAACATTCTTTCTAAAGATTTTTTCATCAAAAGTCCTATAAGACTCATAATTGGTTTTTCTTCAATAACATTCTTACTTTCTATGTGGCTCAGTAATACTGCTACAACTGCCATGATGCTTCCTATCGTTTTAGGAGTTGTCTATCTTTTAAAAGATGAAAAAATATACGGTTATAAAACTTTTGCATCATTTATGCTTTTAAGTATTGCTTACTCAGCTTCTATAGGAGGTATTGGCACAATAGTAGGTTCACCTACAAACCTTGTGGGACTTGGATTTTTAAAAGAAGAAGGAATAAAAATAGACTTTTTCCAATGGATGTTGTTAATGCTTCCTATAGCTTTATCTATGTATGTAATAATGATACTTTACATTGGATTCTTTCTAAGGAAAGTAAAATTTAACCCCCAAGAGATAAAAACAGTTCTTCAAAAAGAGAAAGAAAAACTTCCAAAAATATCAAGAGAAGAAAAAATTGTTGCAGCTGTGTTTTTACTAGCAGTATTTTTATGGATTCTTCCATCTTTTATAGAAGTTTTAGGTTTTGAAGATATAGGAAAACAGATAAGTAAAAAAATTCCTGAAAGTATCGTAGCAGTCTTATGTGCAGGACTTTTATTTTTAATACCAAAAGATTTAAAAAATTACCAAACTGTTTTGACAGTAGAGGATTTAAAAGAAGTTGACTGGAATACGGTTATACTCTTTGCATCAGGTATATCTATAGGAAAGTTAATATCGTCTTCAGGTCTTGGAGAGATTATAGCAAAAAGTTTAAGTGGTTATATAACATACATTCCACTACTACTATTTATTTTAATTATAGCGATTATACTGCTAACAGAGATAAACTCAAACACTGCAACTGTAATAATCTTTGCACCTATAATCATTGCCCTTTTAAAAAATAATCAAATAGACTTTGTTTATCCTACTTTAGCTATTATTGTCGCTGCCAGCTTTGCGTTTATGTTTCCAATAGCAACACCACCAAACGCCATCGTTTACTCAACTGGCTTTATAAAATTACAAGACATGGTTAAATTTGGACTTTTCTTAAACGCAGTAGGAAGTATTGTAATTTACCTTTTCCTGATTTTGCTTCGTTGA
- a CDS encoding homoserine dehydrogenase gives MKQVNVAIVGYGVVGNGVGKILDTQKELLKQKSGVEINLKKVYTRNWNKTFPHPIEEERRAKNLDEILNDENIDIVVELTGGIDFPYNLIIQALDKGKHIVTANKALLAEKGKDVFTKAEEKNLRIGFEAAVAGGIPIIKALREGLVANEIKKIYGILNGTTNYILTSMYKEGKSFSQALKEAQEKGYAEADPTLDINGTDAAHKISILSSLSFGGFVEFSQVYVEGIEKIDTLDIDLGRELGYTLKLLAIAKSHNDEVEIRVHPTFLPSDNPLSKVDGVFNAVMVEGDNVGETMFYGRGAGSFPTASAVVSDIVSIAKSIQLNIGKEIEITSMNWKHKDLNLTKVKDFYTRYYIRFTVPDITGILAKIASVFAKYNISIAAVIQKEKVLKLQKMINEKVVPLVILTHTASENNIQQAIKEIVENHYSIEDPTIIRVEDEE, from the coding sequence TTGAAACAGGTAAATGTTGCTATAGTAGGATACGGTGTAGTCGGAAACGGTGTTGGAAAGATATTAGACACCCAAAAGGAACTTTTAAAACAAAAATCAGGAGTAGAGATAAATCTAAAAAAAGTCTACACAAGAAACTGGAACAAAACCTTTCCCCATCCCATAGAAGAAGAAAGAAGAGCTAAAAACTTAGACGAAATACTAAACGACGAAAACATAGACATAGTAGTAGAACTAACAGGAGGTATAGACTTTCCTTACAACTTGATTATACAAGCACTTGACAAAGGTAAACATATAGTTACTGCAAACAAAGCTCTCTTAGCAGAAAAAGGAAAAGATGTATTCACAAAAGCAGAAGAGAAAAACCTAAGAATAGGTTTTGAAGCAGCTGTAGCAGGAGGAATACCTATAATAAAAGCCTTAAGGGAGGGACTTGTAGCCAACGAGATTAAAAAGATATACGGCATACTAAACGGAACAACTAACTACATACTAACATCTATGTATAAAGAGGGAAAAAGCTTTTCCCAAGCATTAAAAGAAGCTCAAGAAAAAGGCTATGCAGAAGCAGACCCTACCCTTGACATAAACGGAACAGACGCAGCTCACAAAATATCAATACTATCATCTTTATCCTTTGGAGGTTTTGTAGAATTTTCCCAAGTGTATGTAGAAGGTATAGAAAAGATAGACACTTTAGATATAGACCTTGGAAGGGAGCTTGGCTACACTCTTAAACTTTTAGCCATTGCAAAATCTCACAACGATGAAGTTGAGATAAGAGTCCATCCTACCTTTTTACCTTCAGATAACCCTTTATCTAAGGTTGACGGTGTCTTTAACGCTGTGATGGTAGAGGGAGACAACGTAGGAGAGACAATGTTTTATGGAAGGGGAGCAGGGAGCTTCCCTACTGCCAGTGCAGTAGTAAGTGATATTGTAAGTATTGCAAAGTCCATACAGTTAAACATAGGAAAAGAAATAGAAATAACCTCTATGAACTGGAAGCATAAAGACCTTAACCTTACAAAAGTAAAAGATTTTTACACAAGATACTACATAAGATTTACTGTTCCAGATATAACAGGTATACTTGCAAAAATAGCCTCTGTGTTTGCTAAATACAACATAAGCATTGCAGCTGTCATACAAAAAGAAAAAGTTTTAAAACTTCAAAAAATGATTAACGAAAAGGTTGTCCCCCTTGTTATACTTACCCATACAGCTTCAGAAAACAACATCCAACAAGCTATAAAAGAAATTGTAGAAAACCATTACAGTATAGAAGACCCTACAATAATTAGGGTAGAAGATGAAGAGTAA
- a CDS encoding RidA family protein, protein MQVIYTEKAPKPIGPYSQAVKYENLIFISGQIAIDPSTNEFVNSDVATQTKIIMENIKAILEEAGINLNHVIKTTIFLKNLEDFQVVNEIYGQYFKDHKPARSTVEVSRLPKNALVEIEVIAGL, encoded by the coding sequence ATGCAAGTAATTTATACAGAAAAAGCCCCAAAACCGATAGGTCCTTACTCTCAGGCTGTAAAGTATGAAAATCTAATTTTCATATCAGGACAGATAGCAATAGACCCATCTACCAACGAGTTTGTAAATTCAGATGTAGCAACTCAAACAAAGATAATAATGGAAAACATAAAAGCCATCTTAGAAGAGGCAGGAATTAACCTGAATCATGTTATAAAAACTACTATTTTTTTAAAAAATTTAGAAGATTTTCAAGTTGTAAATGAGATTTATGGACAATATTTTAAAGACCACAAACCTGCAAGGTCAACAGTAGAAGTAAGCCGCCTTCCAAAAAATGCTTTAGTTGAAATAGAAGTTATAGCAGGATTGTGA
- the recJ gene encoding single-stranded-DNA-specific exonuclease RecJ, which produces MDIGLSGYQWVLLSQTNPAPQHLKERFGEVFAQVLYNRKDLFDKDFSDDYIIPQLRNLINPSYFYSLEEVAIKLVDAIKKQKRIVIYGDYDADGITSTALLVNFFRDIKVPVKYYIPSRFTEGYGLNKEAIKSISTEADILIVVDSGTNAIEELLYAKSLGLEVFVLDHHEPSDFWTDKNPLSFDSSINIVNPKFYDDEKISPMFKHLATVGIAFYLISLIKRLLNIEIKLRSYLDIVAIGTVADVVPMSFINRVMVKTGIEEINKKHRVGITKLTEAASIQRDINTQDIGFMIGPRINAAGRLADARKSVKLLITKDETRATILANELENLNRKRQKITDNVIKEAESELNKYPFENAIVLGRENWHSGVIGIVAGKLAEKYKIPTVILSIENGKAVGSARSVAKVNIYKALDKCKDLFEKFGGHSAAAGFSTKSDKIHDLRYRLNRSVEEVAEEKPWAVKEVDMEVPLSYWDKGKILQIYQLAPFGEKNPYPKFIDRHLRVDYFSVYGKNLVILDLRDRNKKVFTVKWWKGQDIINQISVGSIIDIVYIPEISNYKGIESVEFIVDDIRMVK; this is translated from the coding sequence TTGGATATAGGATTAAGTGGTTATCAGTGGGTTTTGCTAAGTCAAACTAATCCAGCTCCACAACATTTAAAAGAAAGGTTTGGAGAAGTCTTTGCACAAGTTCTTTACAACAGAAAAGATTTATTCGATAAAGATTTTTCCGATGATTACATAATCCCTCAACTTAGAAACCTGATAAATCCGTCTTACTTTTACTCGTTAGAAGAAGTAGCGATAAAGTTAGTAGATGCAATAAAAAAACAAAAAAGAATAGTTATATACGGAGATTACGATGCAGATGGTATAACAAGCACAGCTTTACTTGTAAACTTTTTTAGAGATATTAAAGTTCCTGTTAAGTATTACATACCAAGTAGATTTACAGAAGGCTACGGCTTAAACAAAGAAGCAATAAAAAGCATATCTACTGAAGCAGATATTTTAATAGTAGTTGATAGTGGTACAAACGCTATCGAAGAACTTCTTTACGCAAAAAGCTTAGGGTTAGAAGTCTTTGTTTTAGACCATCATGAACCATCAGATTTTTGGACAGATAAAAATCCATTGAGTTTTGACTCAAGTATAAACATTGTAAATCCAAAATTTTACGATGATGAAAAAATAAGCCCTATGTTTAAACACTTAGCAACAGTAGGTATTGCCTTTTACCTTATTTCTCTAATAAAGAGACTACTAAATATAGAGATAAAGTTAAGAAGCTATTTAGATATAGTAGCCATAGGAACTGTAGCTGATGTAGTACCTATGTCTTTTATAAACAGAGTGATGGTAAAAACAGGAATAGAAGAGATAAACAAAAAACACAGAGTAGGTATCACAAAACTAACAGAAGCTGCATCAATCCAAAGAGATATAAACACACAAGATATAGGCTTTATGATAGGACCAAGAATAAACGCAGCTGGAAGGTTAGCAGACGCAAGGAAGTCTGTAAAACTTTTAATTACAAAAGATGAAACTCGGGCAACTATTTTAGCAAATGAACTTGAAAATCTAAACAGAAAAAGACAGAAAATAACAGATAATGTAATAAAAGAAGCTGAATCAGAATTAAACAAGTATCCTTTTGAAAACGCAATAGTCTTAGGTAGAGAGAACTGGCATAGTGGAGTAATAGGAATTGTAGCTGGAAAGTTAGCAGAAAAGTACAAAATACCCACTGTTATTCTATCTATAGAAAATGGTAAAGCTGTTGGGTCTGCAAGAAGTGTAGCAAAAGTAAACATATACAAAGCTTTAGATAAATGTAAAGACTTATTTGAAAAGTTTGGTGGCCACTCTGCAGCTGCGGGATTTTCAACAAAGTCTGACAAAATCCATGACCTTAGATATAGACTTAACAGGTCGGTAGAGGAGGTTGCCGAAGAAAAACCATGGGCTGTAAAAGAGGTTGATATGGAAGTCCCACTGTCTTACTGGGATAAAGGAAAAATATTACAGATCTATCAGTTGGCTCCATTTGGAGAAAAAAATCCTTATCCAAAGTTTATAGATAGGCACTTGAGAGTAGATTACTTTTCTGTTTATGGAAAAAATTTAGTCATCCTTGATTTAAGGGATAGAAATAAAAAAGTCTTTACGGTAAAGTGGTGGAAGGGTCAAGATATTATCAATCAAATATCTGTAGGTTCTATAATTGACATAGTGTACATTCCTGAAATAAGCAACTACAAAGGTATAGAAAGTGTAGAGTTTATAGTAGATGATATAAGGATGGTTAAGTAA
- a CDS encoding curli assembly protein CsgG gives MNLLLRGGIMKKLITSILLLFSITFATECQPKISMSDVEKTASSYVGNITSVKLSKNRSGECYYKVYGEKGYVTIDALNGELLKFTKKREK, from the coding sequence TTGAACCTACTCTTGAGAGGTGGAATAATGAAAAAGTTGATTACTTCCATTTTACTACTATTTTCTATTACTTTTGCTACAGAGTGTCAACCTAAAATCTCTATGTCTGATGTTGAAAAAACTGCATCATCTTATGTAGGAAATATAACCTCTGTAAAACTCTCAAAAAATAGGTCTGGAGAGTGTTATTACAAAGTCTACGGTGAGAAAGGTTACGTAACAATAGATGCCTTAAATGGTGAGCTTTTAAAATTTACAAAAAAGAGGGAAAAGTAG
- the efp gene encoding elongation factor P encodes MGVKIDINRIARDQFILVDNQPYKVVSYEHVKPGKGQAFVRVRAKNMRTGNVTEFTFKSSDSIELADFEQRFMNYSYTDGSYYYFLDTNTYETFAVPAENMEYEAQFLKEGMQVVVFLDRGNPIGIELPKHEVYEVIETEPGFKGDTATGTTKPAKIETGAVIQVPLFINVGDKIKVDTEKGTYIERVNK; translated from the coding sequence ATGGGCGTTAAAATTGATATCAATAGGATAGCAAGAGACCAGTTTATCCTTGTTGACAACCAACCTTATAAAGTTGTAAGTTATGAGCACGTAAAACCCGGAAAGGGACAGGCATTTGTTAGAGTTAGAGCAAAAAATATGAGAACAGGAAACGTAACAGAATTTACATTTAAATCATCTGACTCTATTGAACTTGCGGACTTTGAACAGAGGTTTATGAACTACTCCTACACTGATGGGTCTTACTATTACTTTTTAGATACAAACACTTATGAAACATTTGCTGTTCCTGCTGAAAATATGGAGTATGAAGCTCAGTTTTTAAAAGAAGGTATGCAGGTGGTTGTTTTCTTAGATAGAGGAAACCCTATAGGTATAGAACTTCCAAAACATGAAGTCTACGAAGTTATTGAAACAGAACCGGGATTTAAAGGAGATACAGCAACAGGAACTACAAAACCTGCAAAAATAGAAACAGGTGCTGTTATACAGGTACCTCTTTTTATTAACGTAGGAGATAAGATAAAAGTAGACACGGAAAAGGGAACTTACATAGAGAGAGTTAACAAGTAA
- the accB gene encoding acetyl-CoA carboxylase biotin carboxyl carrier protein: MDKSFVFELIEKIKDTKIEEIEISTEEGKIHIKQYLGPKEVVMSQPTAPQIQYIPQPVVEIKEEIKTSSEPLVKEESNKKYHVIKSPLVGTFYRAPSPGAPPFVEEGDMVSKGQVLCIIEALKVMNEIESDVDGRVAKILVENGQPVEYGQELFYIEV; the protein is encoded by the coding sequence ATGGATAAGAGTTTTGTGTTTGAACTTATTGAAAAGATAAAAGACACAAAAATAGAAGAGATAGAAATATCAACAGAAGAAGGGAAGATACATATAAAACAGTATTTGGGACCAAAGGAAGTAGTTATGTCCCAACCTACAGCTCCACAAATTCAGTATATTCCTCAGCCAGTTGTAGAGATAAAAGAAGAGATAAAAACATCTTCAGAGCCTTTAGTAAAGGAAGAGTCTAACAAAAAGTATCATGTTATAAAATCACCTTTAGTAGGAACGTTTTACAGAGCTCCATCTCCCGGAGCTCCACCCTTTGTAGAAGAAGGAGATATGGTTTCAAAAGGGCAGGTGCTTTGTATTATAGAAGCTCTAAAAGTTATGAACGAGATAGAGTCCGATGTTGATGGTAGAGTTGCTAAAATCTTAGTTGAAAACGGACAGCCTGTAGAGTACGGCCAAGAACTATTTTACATAGAGGTGTAA
- the rfaD gene encoding ADP-glyceromanno-heptose 6-epimerase: MFHNILITGGAGFIGSNLALKLQKEYPNSKILILDDFSSANFKNLKGFKGIVYSCDVSTDEVFFKIEDFKPDVIFHLASITDTTVTDQEYMMRRNVDGFKNVLELAYDNESIVVYASSASVYGNVREKVPLKEDREKSPENVYAFSKYIMDNLAQEFAEKTSLKIVGVRYFNVYGPREAHKGKFASMIYQLYLQMKSGQRPRIFKWGEQKRDFVYVKDAVDATILAAKAPRSTVYNVGSGEATSFNDVIKYLNQALGTDFEPEYFDCPYDFYQEYTQADMTKIKEELGFVPRYSIQRGIKEYVDILEGRINE; the protein is encoded by the coding sequence ATGTTTCATAACATACTGATTACTGGTGGAGCTGGATTTATAGGGTCTAACCTTGCGCTGAAACTACAAAAAGAGTACCCTAATAGTAAAATACTTATATTAGATGACTTTTCAAGTGCAAACTTTAAAAACTTAAAAGGTTTTAAAGGTATAGTTTACTCATGTGATGTTTCAACAGACGAAGTTTTCTTCAAGATAGAAGATTTTAAACCTGACGTTATCTTTCACCTTGCCTCAATAACAGACACGACTGTAACAGACCAAGAGTATATGATGAGAAGAAACGTAGATGGATTTAAAAACGTTCTTGAACTTGCCTACGATAATGAAAGTATAGTAGTGTATGCTTCTTCAGCTTCTGTTTATGGAAATGTTAGAGAAAAAGTCCCTTTAAAAGAAGATAGGGAGAAATCTCCAGAGAATGTTTACGCTTTTTCTAAGTATATAATGGATAACCTTGCTCAAGAGTTTGCAGAAAAAACAAGTCTTAAGATAGTTGGAGTTAGGTACTTTAACGTTTACGGTCCAAGAGAAGCCCATAAAGGAAAGTTTGCAAGTATGATTTACCAGCTTTACTTACAGATGAAATCAGGACAAAGACCAAGGATATTTAAATGGGGAGAGCAAAAAAGAGACTTTGTTTATGTTAAAGATGCAGTAGATGCTACTATACTTGCAGCAAAAGCTCCAAGGTCAACTGTTTACAATGTAGGTAGTGGAGAGGCTACATCGTTTAACGATGTTATTAAATACCTAAATCAAGCTCTTGGAACAGATTTTGAGCCTGAGTACTTTGACTGTCCGTACGACTTTTACCAAGAGTACACCCAAGCAGATATGACAAAGATAAAAGAAGAGCTTGGATTTGTTCCAAGATACTCAATTCAAAGAGGAATTAAAGAGTATGTTGATATATTAGAAGGTAGAATAAATGAGTAA
- the thrB gene encoding homoserine kinase, whose product MSKKVVKVRVPATTANLGPGFDTFGLALTLYNEFEVEEEDGVYIESYPKNEFIENPENNLFIKVIKYLCEAEGKTFHGARLKQTVNIPVARGLGSSATAIVAGILTGFAVHKKPLTDEEFFKVAYLFEPHPDNLLPAWKGGFITALKTEDKTYYSKMDFPKEIKAVVVIPDFELSTEKARLVLPSQVPLKDAIFNLQRSALFIRALEERRYDLLKVVMEDRLHQPYRKNLIPNFDKVIQSAYENGALGACLSGAGSTILALATENFDKIGLSMVEAFKEVSINAEYKVLEVDTQGATVEIFEK is encoded by the coding sequence ATGAGTAAAAAGGTCGTAAAGGTAAGAGTTCCAGCAACTACTGCCAACTTAGGTCCTGGCTTTGATACATTTGGACTTGCTTTAACTTTGTATAACGAGTTTGAAGTAGAAGAAGAAGACGGGGTATATATAGAGTCCTACCCTAAAAATGAGTTTATAGAAAACCCTGAAAATAACCTTTTTATAAAGGTAATTAAGTACCTTTGTGAAGCTGAAGGAAAGACTTTCCATGGTGCAAGGTTAAAACAGACTGTAAACATTCCTGTTGCAAGGGGACTAGGAAGTAGTGCTACTGCTATAGTGGCAGGAATACTTACAGGTTTTGCAGTTCACAAAAAACCTTTAACAGATGAAGAGTTTTTCAAAGTGGCTTACTTGTTTGAACCTCATCCGGATAACCTTCTTCCAGCTTGGAAAGGTGGCTTTATAACTGCTTTAAAAACAGAAGATAAAACTTACTACAGTAAAATGGACTTTCCAAAGGAGATAAAAGCTGTTGTAGTTATCCCAGACTTTGAACTCTCTACAGAAAAAGCAAGGTTAGTTTTACCATCTCAAGTACCTTTAAAAGATGCTATATTTAACCTTCAAAGGTCTGCTTTGTTTATTAGGGCATTGGAAGAAAGAAGGTATGACCTTCTTAAGGTAGTTATGGAAGACAGACTACATCAACCCTATAGAAAAAATCTTATTCCAAACTTTGATAAAGTCATCCAAAGTGCCTATGAAAATGGAGCTCTTGGTGCTTGTTTAAGTGGAGCTGGAAGTACAATATTGGCTTTAGCTACAGAAAACTTTGACAAAATAGGACTTTCTATGGTAGAAGCCTTTAAAGAAGTTTCAATAAATGCTGAGTATAAAGTGTTAGAAGTTGATACCCAAGGTGCAACAGTAGAAATTTTTGAAAAATAA
- a CDS encoding glycosyltransferase: MEENKVLKPRVVFLKTPDPKQMSESIIDGLAKSISARNFEVKVIDLTAENVQDVINEIIEYKPLFTVDLNLDGMIYAEREGQQQPFCDLLGNIHITWFIDDPMIHFTKLKPVLQSNQILYVNIDIEHAQWLRSAGKNVAFIPPGVNPSKIPPLREKEFEVAFVGPITDPNMIESQWQERFDPNLFGFAVELGRLIYRNPDMPIRFASGYLISQLNPDFQAALYQFQQENEADFMALLTEIGLYAMYLRRWSILDAIENYEVNVLGPVIGEPKENVVVHEDIVTQKDVIDFLSRTKISLLSQPPFIPTGLGFTVFDSVATGSLTFVEERLLSKSFFTPEKEIITYHPIDFIEIEGKVAYYLEEAADEMAEISKAGRDKVLREHTIYQRGEMLANIMEDIIKQSLQEEQKSESKEE, encoded by the coding sequence ATGGAAGAAAACAAAGTTTTAAAACCGAGGGTAGTTTTTTTAAAGACACCTGACCCAAAACAGATGTCAGAGTCTATAATAGATGGATTGGCTAAATCAATTTCTGCAAGAAACTTTGAAGTTAAGGTGATAGACCTTACAGCTGAAAACGTTCAAGATGTTATAAATGAAATAATAGAGTATAAACCTCTTTTTACTGTTGATTTAAACCTTGATGGAATGATATACGCAGAAAGGGAAGGTCAGCAGCAACCTTTCTGTGATTTGCTTGGGAACATTCATATAACATGGTTTATAGATGACCCTATGATACATTTTACAAAACTCAAGCCTGTTTTACAATCAAACCAGATACTTTACGTAAATATAGATATAGAACACGCCCAGTGGTTAAGGTCTGCAGGTAAAAACGTTGCATTTATTCCACCCGGAGTAAACCCTTCAAAAATACCACCACTTAGAGAAAAAGAGTTTGAAGTTGCATTTGTAGGTCCAATTACAGACCCGAATATGATAGAAAGTCAGTGGCAAGAAAGGTTTGACCCTAACTTGTTTGGATTTGCAGTAGAACTTGGAAGGCTTATATACAGAAACCCTGATATGCCTATTAGATTTGCATCTGGATACTTAATATCCCAGTTAAATCCTGATTTTCAAGCAGCTCTATACCAGTTCCAGCAAGAAAACGAAGCAGATTTCATGGCACTACTGACAGAGATAGGTTTGTATGCAATGTACTTAAGAAGATGGTCTATATTAGATGCTATAGAAAACTATGAGGTGAACGTTTTAGGACCTGTTATAGGAGAGCCAAAAGAAAACGTTGTAGTTCATGAAGATATTGTTACTCAAAAAGATGTTATAGACTTTCTATCAAGAACAAAAATATCCCTTCTAAGTCAACCACCTTTTATACCTACAGGACTTGGATTTACAGTTTTTGACAGTGTTGCTACTGGAAGTTTAACCTTTGTAGAAGAAAGACTTTTATCAAAATCATTCTTTACTCCAGAAAAAGAGATAATTACATACCATCCTATAGATTTCATTGAGATAGAAGGAAAAGTTGCTTACTACCTTGAAGAAGCTGCTGACGAGATGGCTGAAATATCAAAAGCTGGAAGAGATAAAGTTTTAAGGGAACACACTATTTACCAAAGAGGAGAAATGCTTGCAAACATAATGGAAGATATAATAAAACAATCTCTCCAAGAAGAACAAAAAAGTGAAAGTAAGGAGGAGTAG